The Candidatus Koribacter versatilis Ellin345 genome has a segment encoding these proteins:
- a CDS encoding DUF4442 domain-containing protein: MRKLIQAKIKKFIRYYPPLLGAGIKIARISPDVREIDVEMKLRFWNANYVGTHYGGSLYSMTDPFYMLMLIENLGREYIVWDKAATIRYKKPGRGKVTAQFRITQDQLDDILQALQHAEKTERIFAIDVKDEQGDVVAAIEKTISIRKKSATSRGTAAPPNAIK, from the coding sequence ATGCGCAAACTCATCCAAGCCAAGATCAAGAAGTTCATCCGCTACTACCCGCCGCTCCTCGGCGCCGGCATCAAAATCGCCCGTATCTCCCCCGACGTCCGCGAGATCGACGTCGAAATGAAGCTGCGCTTCTGGAACGCCAACTATGTCGGCACCCACTACGGCGGCTCGCTCTACTCCATGACCGATCCGTTCTACATGCTCATGCTCATCGAAAACCTCGGCCGCGAGTACATCGTCTGGGACAAAGCCGCCACCATCCGCTACAAGAAGCCCGGCCGTGGCAAGGTCACCGCCCAGTTCCGCATCACTCAGGATCAACTCGACGACATCCTCCAGGCCCTCCAGCACGCCGAGAAAACCGAGCGCATCTTCGCCATCGACGTCAAAGACGAGCAAGGCGACGTCGTTGCCGCCATCGAAAAAACGATTTCCATCCGCAAGAAATCAGCCACCTCGCGGGGTACCGCTGCTCCTCCGAACGCGATAAAATAG
- a CDS encoding pirin family protein, producing MITLRPAAERGHTNHGWLETYHTFSFADFHDPRRIGFRELRVINDDRVAAGEGFSPHSHRDMEIITYMVEGQLEHRDNLGNGAVLKPGDVQHMTAGTGVVHSEFNHSQEKPLRLLQIWIFPEKKGLVPDYQDRHFDPQDRVDRLRLIASTDGRDNSLIINQDVDLYDSSLTHGTEVQLALRPERHAWLQVINGELALNGQTLKTGDGAAISAETALKIRGQSENAEFLLFDLK from the coding sequence ATGATCACCCTACGCCCCGCTGCCGAACGCGGCCACACCAACCACGGTTGGCTCGAAACCTACCACACCTTCTCGTTTGCTGATTTTCACGATCCCCGGCGCATAGGGTTCCGCGAGCTGCGCGTCATTAACGATGACCGTGTCGCTGCGGGCGAGGGCTTCAGCCCGCACTCGCATCGCGATATGGAGATCATCACCTACATGGTGGAAGGGCAACTCGAACACCGCGACAACCTGGGCAACGGCGCCGTCCTCAAGCCGGGCGATGTCCAGCACATGACAGCCGGTACCGGCGTGGTCCACAGCGAGTTCAACCACTCGCAAGAGAAGCCGCTGCGCCTGCTCCAGATCTGGATCTTCCCGGAGAAGAAGGGACTTGTCCCGGATTACCAGGACCGTCACTTCGATCCTCAGGACCGCGTGGATCGTCTGCGTCTGATTGCCTCAACCGACGGCCGCGACAACTCGCTGATCATCAACCAGGACGTGGACCTCTATGACAGCTCTCTGACCCATGGCACCGAAGTGCAACTCGCGCTTCGCCCCGAGCGTCACGCGTGGCTCCAGGTCATCAACGGCGAACTGGCACTGAACGGCCAAACCCTTAAGACTGGCGACGGCGCCGCCATCTCCGCCGAAACCGCGCTCAAAATCAGGGGACAGTCGGAAAATGCAGAATTCCTGCTCTTTGACCTGAAATAA
- the metH gene encoding methionine synthase codes for MPDSETIAFKPLRLSGSQPFTQQQGVYMMIGERTNVAGSPKFAKLIKEGNYEAAVSIARQQVENGANVIDICMDEGMIDGVVAMARFLQYLTSEPEVAKVPFMVDSSKWEVIEAGLKGMQGKGIVNSISLKEGEDVFRQHAATILKYGAAAVVMAFDEQGQAAGYEDKIRICERAYRILVDEVGFQPEDIIFDPNILTVATGMEEHNNYAVDYIRATRWIKANLPHAKVSGGVSNISFSFRGNNKVREAIHSAFLYHAIAAGMDMGIVNAGMLEVYEEIEPELKVLVEDVLLNRRPDATERLVEHGEALKGVSTGTTAKKEEEWRNGTVEERLSHALVKGIDTYIEADTEEARAKLGRPLLVIEGPLMDGMGVVGDLFGAGKMFLPQVVKSARVMKKAVAYLTPFMEAEKAALAASGQEVKAQGKILLATVKGDVHDIGKNIVGVVLACNNYEVIDMGVMVPCEKILERAKAVNADLIGLSGLITPSLDEMIHVAREMERNGFKTPLLIGGATTSRRHTAVKIAPHYSEPVVHVLDASRAVPVATTLLSDEGKTAFVAQHRAEYESLRQAYAAPRLQVVSIEDARARRTPIAWRAEDISAPSFTGVRVLQNVSLATLREFIDWSPLFHTWGLKGVYPRILDHAEIGPQARQIFQEANALLDRIIEKNSISAHGVYGLFPANAVGDDVELYKDGKRADILTRFHFLRQQSDREGNDPCRSLSDFVAPVETSLPDHIGAFAVTAGIGLKDLTEHFRADHDDYNAIMAEALADRLAEAFAEYLHKQVRIAWGYGREEKLSNDELIHEKYRGIRPAPGYPACPDHTEKGTIWSLLDVEANTGMQITESFAMWPGSSVSGLYFAHPESRYFSLGKIDRDQVADYADRKAMSVAEVERWLGQSLNYTPASETIRA; via the coding sequence TTGCCCGATAGCGAAACCATCGCCTTCAAGCCTCTGCGCCTCTCCGGCTCGCAGCCGTTCACGCAGCAGCAAGGCGTGTACATGATGATCGGCGAACGTACCAACGTCGCCGGCTCGCCGAAGTTCGCCAAGCTGATTAAAGAAGGGAATTACGAAGCCGCGGTCAGCATTGCACGCCAGCAAGTGGAGAACGGCGCCAACGTCATCGACATCTGCATGGACGAGGGGATGATCGACGGCGTCGTCGCGATGGCGCGCTTCCTCCAGTACCTCACCAGCGAGCCCGAAGTTGCCAAGGTGCCGTTCATGGTCGACTCCTCCAAGTGGGAGGTGATCGAAGCGGGCCTCAAAGGCATGCAGGGCAAGGGCATCGTCAATTCGATCTCGCTCAAAGAGGGCGAAGATGTGTTCCGTCAGCACGCCGCGACCATCTTGAAATATGGCGCTGCCGCCGTCGTTATGGCCTTCGATGAGCAAGGCCAGGCTGCGGGCTACGAAGACAAGATCCGTATCTGCGAACGCGCCTACCGAATACTCGTGGACGAAGTTGGGTTCCAGCCCGAGGACATCATTTTCGATCCCAATATCCTCACCGTCGCCACCGGTATGGAGGAGCACAACAACTACGCGGTGGACTACATCCGCGCCACGCGCTGGATCAAGGCCAACCTGCCGCACGCCAAGGTAAGCGGCGGTGTCTCCAACATCTCGTTCAGCTTCCGCGGCAACAACAAAGTTCGCGAGGCGATCCACTCCGCGTTTCTGTACCACGCCATCGCCGCTGGCATGGATATGGGCATCGTCAACGCCGGCATGCTCGAGGTTTACGAAGAGATCGAGCCAGAGCTTAAAGTGTTGGTTGAAGATGTGCTGCTAAATCGCCGTCCCGACGCGACCGAGCGCTTGGTTGAACACGGCGAGGCCTTGAAGGGCGTAAGCACGGGAACCACCGCGAAGAAGGAAGAGGAATGGCGCAACGGGACCGTTGAAGAACGCTTATCGCATGCGCTGGTGAAGGGAATTGACACCTACATCGAAGCCGACACCGAAGAAGCTCGCGCCAAGCTGGGCCGCCCGCTTCTGGTCATCGAAGGGCCACTCATGGACGGCATGGGCGTAGTCGGTGACCTGTTTGGCGCCGGCAAAATGTTTTTGCCCCAAGTCGTGAAATCCGCCCGAGTCATGAAAAAGGCCGTTGCCTATCTCACTCCCTTCATGGAAGCCGAGAAAGCAGCGCTGGCCGCGAGCGGTCAGGAAGTCAAAGCCCAAGGAAAAATTCTTCTCGCTACGGTCAAGGGAGACGTCCACGACATCGGCAAGAACATCGTCGGCGTCGTCCTCGCGTGCAACAACTACGAAGTCATTGACATGGGCGTGATGGTTCCGTGCGAGAAGATTCTCGAACGCGCCAAGGCAGTGAACGCGGACCTAATCGGACTCAGCGGCCTCATCACTCCATCGCTCGACGAGATGATCCACGTCGCTCGTGAGATGGAGCGCAACGGCTTCAAGACACCGCTCCTCATCGGTGGCGCGACCACCAGCCGCCGCCATACTGCGGTCAAGATCGCTCCGCACTACAGCGAGCCGGTGGTGCACGTACTCGACGCCAGCCGCGCTGTCCCGGTTGCAACCACTCTTCTCAGCGATGAGGGCAAGACGGCGTTCGTCGCCCAGCATCGTGCAGAATATGAATCGTTGCGCCAGGCCTATGCTGCGCCGCGTCTCCAGGTCGTTTCAATCGAGGATGCCCGCGCCCGCCGCACGCCGATCGCGTGGCGCGCTGAAGATATTTCCGCCCCATCGTTTACCGGCGTTCGCGTCTTGCAAAACGTGTCTCTGGCAACGTTGCGCGAATTCATTGATTGGTCGCCGCTGTTCCACACCTGGGGACTGAAAGGCGTCTACCCGCGAATCCTCGACCACGCCGAGATCGGTCCTCAAGCGCGCCAGATTTTCCAAGAAGCGAACGCGCTGCTCGATCGCATCATCGAGAAGAACTCGATCAGTGCGCATGGAGTTTATGGTCTGTTCCCGGCCAATGCCGTCGGCGACGACGTTGAACTCTACAAAGATGGCAAACGTGCCGACATCCTGACGCGCTTCCACTTCCTGCGTCAGCAGTCAGATCGCGAAGGCAATGATCCCTGCCGTTCTCTCTCCGATTTCGTCGCTCCGGTAGAGACCAGCCTGCCCGATCACATCGGCGCCTTCGCTGTCACCGCTGGTATCGGCCTGAAAGATTTGACCGAACATTTCCGCGCCGATCACGACGACTACAACGCCATCATGGCAGAAGCTCTCGCGGACCGTCTCGCCGAGGCCTTCGCGGAATATCTGCATAAGCAGGTGCGCATCGCCTGGGGCTACGGTCGCGAGGAAAAGTTGAGCAACGACGAACTCATCCACGAAAAGTATCGCGGCATCCGCCCCGCCCCTGGCTATCCAGCATGCCCCGACCATACAGAGAAGGGCACGATCTGGAGCCTCCTCGATGTTGAGGCCAATACCGGAATGCAGATCACGGAGTCGTTTGCGATGTGGCCCGGTTCCAGCGTGAGCGGTCTGTACTTCGCGCATCCCGAATCGCGGTACTTCAGCCTTGGCAAAATCGACCGCGACCAGGTCGCCGATTACGCCGACCGCAAAGCGATGAGCGTCGCCGAAGTCGAGCGCTGGCTCGGGCAAAGCCTGAACTACACCCCAGCCAGCGAAACCATTCGCGCCTAG
- a CDS encoding PaaI family thioesterase gives MAPRLHGKGHHHKIPRNFCYGCGPDNKEGLQLKFVYNPERHSMVAKVRLRARYTGPPGHAHGGVIATVLDEAMGKVMKIHNVIALTSRMEIQYLKPVPLNTPLIAEGKPKSHRGRRYWTVAEIRNHEGLVLARSRGLFVQIDPMAKFGKHLEKMLKRVGKNIKD, from the coding sequence ATGGCTCCAAGACTGCACGGCAAAGGGCATCATCACAAAATCCCCCGCAACTTCTGTTACGGCTGCGGTCCCGACAACAAAGAAGGCCTCCAACTAAAGTTCGTCTATAACCCTGAGCGCCATTCCATGGTCGCGAAAGTGCGCCTCCGCGCCCGCTACACCGGCCCTCCCGGCCATGCCCACGGCGGCGTAATCGCCACCGTTCTCGACGAAGCCATGGGCAAGGTGATGAAGATCCACAACGTCATCGCCCTCACCTCGCGCATGGAAATCCAATACCTCAAGCCCGTGCCGCTGAATACGCCGCTCATCGCGGAAGGGAAGCCGAAATCCCATCGCGGCCGCCGCTACTGGACAGTTGCAGAAATTCGCAACCATGAGGGCCTAGTCTTGGCCCGCAGCCGAGGCCTCTTCGTTCAGATAGACCCAATGGCGAAATTCGGCAAGCACCTCGAAAAAATGCTCAAACGCGTCGGCAAAAACATCAAAGACTAA
- the pdxS gene encoding pyridoxal 5'-phosphate synthase lyase subunit PdxS — MAENNGHYALRLKTGLAEMLKGGVIMDVMNAAQAEIAQESGATAVMALEKVPAMLRAEGGVARMASPKVIKEIMRTVDIPVMAKCRIGHFAEAQILQELGVDYIDESEVLTPADEEHHVDKHAFKTPFVCGARNLGEALRRIAEGAAMIRTKGEAGTGDVIHAVKHMRQILKEMKQLTVMPEEELYAAAKNHQAPYELIRTVAKAGKLPVPNFSAGGIATPADAALMMQLGAEAVFVGSGIFMKERATPLEVGKWSEQDAKQGRCSSNQVGTPRNPEEREEAMTRAKAIVEATAHFNDPKVLAEVSEKVTGTMKGLAVSAIEEKELLQTRGW, encoded by the coding sequence ATGGCAGAAAACAACGGACACTACGCACTGCGCCTGAAGACCGGCCTAGCCGAAATGCTCAAGGGCGGCGTAATCATGGATGTAATGAACGCCGCGCAGGCCGAAATCGCGCAGGAATCCGGCGCCACGGCCGTCATGGCTCTGGAGAAGGTACCCGCCATGCTTCGCGCCGAAGGCGGCGTCGCCCGCATGGCCAGTCCCAAGGTGATCAAAGAGATCATGCGCACCGTGGACATCCCGGTCATGGCCAAGTGCCGCATCGGCCACTTCGCCGAGGCGCAGATACTCCAGGAACTCGGCGTCGATTACATCGACGAGTCCGAAGTCCTCACCCCCGCCGACGAAGAACACCATGTCGACAAGCACGCCTTCAAGACGCCGTTTGTCTGCGGCGCCCGCAACCTCGGTGAAGCTCTCCGCCGCATCGCCGAAGGCGCAGCCATGATCCGCACCAAGGGCGAAGCTGGCACCGGCGACGTCATCCATGCCGTCAAGCACATGCGTCAAATCTTGAAAGAAATGAAGCAGTTGACGGTGATGCCTGAAGAAGAACTTTATGCGGCAGCCAAGAACCACCAAGCACCCTACGAGCTCATTCGCACGGTCGCCAAAGCTGGCAAGCTCCCCGTGCCGAACTTCTCCGCTGGCGGCATCGCCACTCCGGCAGACGCCGCTCTCATGATGCAGCTGGGCGCCGAGGCCGTCTTCGTAGGCTCCGGCATCTTCATGAAGGAGCGAGCTACCCCGCTCGAGGTAGGAAAGTGGAGTGAACAGGACGCCAAGCAAGGTCGCTGCTCGAGCAATCAGGTAGGTACCCCACGAAATCCTGAAGAGCGCGAAGAAGCCATGACTCGCGCCAAGGCGATCGTCGAGGCCACTGCACACTTCAACGACCCCAAGGTCTTGGCCGAAGTTAGCGAGAAGGTCACGGGAACGATGAAGGGCCTCGCCGTCTCGGCTATCGAAGAGAAGGAACTGCTACAGACCCGTGGCTGGTAA
- a CDS encoding dipeptidase: MASAAVGYARENQSRFLEELKALLRIPSVSTAEEHKDDVRKAANFVAEELKRIGFENVQVIETKGHPLVYGDWLHAEGKPTALCYAHYDVQPAEPLDEWHTPPFEPTERNSNLYARGAVDDKGQLWMEVKAFESLFQTHGGKLPINARVLFEGEEEVGGEAIEEYVKTNPDKLKADFALICDTELFAPDLPTICVGLRGLVYTEIEARGAATDLHSGVYGGAAPNPLFALSTIIAKLKDANGKILIPGFYEGVKKPTAAELKAWHSLPFNEEEYRQKEVGSDVLTGEPKYPVLYRTWARPTLEVHGMPGGFVAQGAKTVIPAKASAKISMRLVPNQDPDDILKKYTEYVTSLTPKGIQLKFKVHSKGAAIVVGTKNKYIKAATHALHEIFHKDTVYTRSGGSIPIVAQFANDLKIPSVMMGFGLPDDNLHAPNEKFHIPNFHRGIESLARFFEILGSEK; this comes from the coding sequence ATGGCTTCAGCAGCGGTTGGGTACGCACGCGAAAATCAGTCGCGGTTCCTGGAAGAGCTCAAAGCACTACTCCGCATTCCTAGCGTCAGCACGGCAGAAGAGCACAAAGATGACGTTCGCAAGGCCGCCAATTTCGTGGCCGAAGAACTGAAGCGTATTGGCTTCGAGAACGTGCAGGTAATCGAGACCAAGGGGCATCCGCTGGTGTACGGCGACTGGCTCCATGCCGAGGGCAAGCCGACGGCGCTGTGCTATGCGCACTACGACGTGCAGCCGGCCGAGCCGCTGGATGAGTGGCATACGCCGCCGTTTGAGCCCACCGAGCGCAACAGCAATCTCTACGCGCGCGGCGCCGTGGACGACAAAGGCCAACTATGGATGGAAGTGAAGGCGTTCGAGTCGCTCTTCCAGACTCACGGCGGCAAACTGCCGATCAACGCTCGCGTGCTCTTCGAAGGTGAAGAAGAAGTCGGCGGCGAAGCGATCGAAGAATACGTCAAGACCAATCCCGACAAGTTGAAGGCCGACTTCGCGCTCATCTGCGATACCGAGCTGTTTGCGCCGGACCTTCCAACGATTTGCGTGGGTTTGCGCGGACTGGTTTACACCGAGATTGAGGCCCGCGGCGCGGCGACCGATCTGCACTCCGGTGTTTATGGTGGCGCAGCGCCGAACCCGCTGTTTGCGCTCTCGACCATCATTGCGAAGCTGAAGGACGCCAACGGGAAGATCCTGATTCCGGGCTTTTATGAAGGTGTGAAGAAGCCGACGGCTGCGGAACTGAAGGCGTGGCATTCGCTGCCGTTCAATGAAGAAGAGTATCGGCAGAAGGAAGTTGGTTCGGATGTACTGACAGGCGAACCGAAGTATCCGGTGCTGTATCGTACGTGGGCGCGGCCGACGCTGGAAGTGCACGGCATGCCGGGCGGCTTTGTTGCACAGGGCGCGAAGACGGTGATCCCGGCGAAGGCGTCGGCGAAAATCTCGATGCGACTGGTGCCAAACCAGGACCCCGACGACATCCTAAAGAAGTACACCGAGTACGTGACGTCGCTGACTCCGAAGGGCATCCAGTTGAAGTTCAAGGTGCACAGCAAGGGCGCCGCGATCGTGGTTGGCACCAAGAACAAGTACATCAAGGCTGCCACGCACGCACTGCATGAGATCTTCCACAAAGACACCGTATACACGCGGTCGGGCGGATCGATTCCAATTGTGGCGCAGTTCGCGAATGACTTGAAGATTCCCTCGGTGATGATGGGCTTTGGGTTGCCGGATGACAATCTGCACGCGCCGAATGAGAAGTTCCACATTCCAAACTTCCATCGCGGGATCGAATCGTTGGCCCGCTTCTTTGAGATTTTGGGCAGCGAGAAGTAA